Genomic DNA from Carnobacterium gallinarum DSM 4847:
AGCTTTAGGTTTACCAATCCACATTTAAATAAATTAAAATCTAATTGCATAGACAATTAGTGCTGGAAAAGTGTTCTTTTTTAGTTGCTTATCTGAAAAAAACTTCTTGTTCTTTGGACAAGAAGTTTTTTTATAGTTATTAAACATATGTTTCGTTAAAAAACAATAGATAATTTAAATTTTATTTCTCTTTTTTATAAAATTTATGTATAAAACAACCGCTTTCTTTACGATGAAATGACAAATATATTACTTTGTTACAAAAGTTACTTTATTGTGTTTTTTTAGATATAATATAAGTGGAGTTAAAAGAAACTTAATTATTTCTTTTTTGATTTGGATGAAATACAGGAGGTTGTTAGATGGGTAGAGGTCATCTGAGTAAAGTGATGATTGCAGGTTCCAATGAATCAGCCTATGATTTCGCATTCTTAAGCATGATTAAGATGCAAGTTAAAGAGTTGGTCTTGTTGAATTTGCCAGGATTGGAGAAGGAGGTTTTTGAAGATTTAAGCTATACAGAATCTATTTTTTCCAATGGCGCTTTGAAGATTGGCAACGAGAAAGACTTTCAAGATACGGATCTTTTAGTGATTACCGCCACTGAAGAACCAATTGAAGGAGAAACAGACCATGATTATTTAAAACGAAATATCAAGCTAGTTCGTAAGATCATTAACCAAGCAATGGCTAATAGTTTTGATGGTATGGTGATTGTAGCTAGTGAACCTACAGATATTTTTACGTATTTAATCTGGAAGTTTTCAGGACTACCAAAAGAACGTATTTTTGGAATTGGCACGTATTTTGATACAATCTATTTTCAAAATATGTTAAGTAAGTTTTTCAAAATTTCTGTTCGTGATGTAAAAGGGTATATTGTTGGCGGTAGTGAGAAGAATCAAAAGGTTGCTATTTGGAGCCGAGCGTATGTTGGAGGTACACCGGTGCTTGGTTTAACGGTAAATCCTGATAATGATTTTGATCAAGATGTGATGTTTGATATGGAAGAAAAGATTTTGAAGCGAAGTGAAGCTTTGAAAGAAATGGACTCCGGTTATACGATTGCTGCGATTTTGTCTAAGATCCTTCAGTTGATTAGCAACAATGAAGAAGCCATTGTTCCGTTGGTTCATTTAGTAGATATTGATGATTATAAAGGGATTCCGTTATCATTGCCAATATTATTAGGTGAAAATGGTCTTAGTGCTAGCTACGAGTTGGGTTTTTCAGATAGTGAAAAACAAGAAATTCTACTGGTTGCTAAGGAAGTTCGAGAAAAATTAGATTTTATTGAACAAGGGAAGTAAAAGAAAGCGTTAGGTGTATCGAATGGATAAGAGTTATAGTTACCCAATTGATTTAGATTGGTCACAAGAAGAAATGGTTCAAGTCATTGACCTCTGGCGAATGGTTGAGTTAGCCTATGAAAAAGGGATTAATCGTGAAGAATTTTTGAAAAAGTATCAGACTTTTAAAAAAGTAATTCCAGCTATCGGCGAAGAAAAAAAATGGGGCAGGGAGTTTGAATCAATTTCAGGCTATTCTTTGTATAAAGTTGTAAAGGAAGCTAAAGAAAGCAATTATAAGACGATTAAATTATAAAAAGTTACTCTAGGTATGCACTGGGATTAATTAGTCCATGCATTTCTAGAGTTTTTTCAATTCGCTTCTCTTATTTTTATTTGATACAATGGAATAGAGCGAAACAGATTTGAAGGAGGTATTCTATGATAACGCAACAAGATATGGATAAAATGATAAGGGGTTGGATTCAGGAAGCGGCAGAAGCAATTAAGCAGTCATTTTCAACAGAGTTAATTATTGCTGAAAAATCAGATCGTAATGATTTAGTTACGAATATGGATAAAGCTACTGAGATTTTTTTTATTGAGAAAATTCGTCATTATTTTCCGGAAGATCGCATTTTAGGGGAAGAAGGCAATGGCGACTCTATTGAGGATTTAGCCGGGCGTGTTTGGATTATCGATCCAATTGATGGTACTTTGAATTTCGTGAAGCAACAAGCTGATTTTGCAATTATGATTGGGTTTTATCAAGATGGTGTTGGAAAAATGGGGTACATTTATGATGTCATGGCGGATGAGTTTTATTGGGGAATCAAAGGAGAAGGAGCTTTTCTCAATGGCGAACGGTTACCTAAAGTGAAAGATATTTCTCTAAGAGAGGGATTGATTGCTCTTAGTAGTGGTATGATTGGTTCTTCAAAATATTCTTCGAGAGAAATGGTGATAGCAAGTTCTGGTGTTCGGATGCTAGGTTCTGCTGGGGTAGAAACGGCACGTGTTGTAATGGGACGAATGGCTGCATATATAACCCATCGCTTACAACCTTGGGATATTGCTGCCGGCAAAGTCATCGCAGAGGAAGTTGGGTTAATGTACACTCAACTGAATGGAGAACCGATTGATTTGCTGACTAAAAGTGCAACTTTGGTAGCGACTCCAAGTGCACATCAAGAAATTGTTACTATCTATTTAAAGAATCAAAAGTAAGTAGATTGAAAAGCGCTTTGTCTGAATGGTTGTATTCAGACAAAGCGCTTTTTATTTATAAGTTGAAATTTAGTAACAAATTACAGTGAAATGTTAGAATCGGTATAGAAATGGCTGAAGTAATCTGAAAAGATGAAATAAAATGGCGTTAAAATGTGTGTTTGATGATAAAAAACTCATTTTAAACACTTTTCAAATGAAATTATGTTACATGAACATTACATTGTTTTGTAAGGATGATAGAAGGGTTTTGTGAGTTTAAAGCGAATAATAATTTTACATTTAAGGTCATTGTATGTATAATTACGGAAATCGGTCTTTTGGGGAGGTATAGATGTGAGCATTTATAACAAGGAATCAGAAGCTTTTTTCAAATTAAAGGGAAATAAGTATCATTATTATCAACTAGCATTTTTAGAAGGGGAATTAGGGGTTTCAATTCAAAAGTTACCATTTTCAATTCGTGTTTTACTTGAATCATTGCTTAGACAGGCTGGAGAAAATGGTATTACGCAACAACATATACAAAAATTGGCAACATGGTCGAATAAAGATAAGAATGATGGAGAAGTTCCTTTTAAACCGGCAAGAGTCATTTTACAGGATTTTACAGGAGTTCCGGCGATTGTTGATTTAGCTTCATTACGAAAAACAATTGCTGATTTAGGTGGCGATCCAACAACAATTAATCCTGAAATACCAGTGGATTTAGTCGTGGATCATTCTGTTCAAGTAGATGCAGCAGGTACAAGTAATGCTTTGCAATTAAATATGAAAATGGAATTTCAGAGAAATGAAGAACGTTATCGCTTTTTAAGTTGGGCACAAAAAGCTTTTGATAATTATCGAGTGGTTCCTCCTGCGACTGGAATTGTTCACCAAGTGAATATAGAATATTTGGCGACAGTTGTTACTGCTAAGCAATTAGATGCTGAAAATTATTTGGTTTATCCGGATAGTTTGGTTGGTACAGATTCCCATACAACGATGGTAAACGCTTTAGGTGTTTTAGGTTGGGGCGTAGGCGGAATTGAGGCAGAAGCAAGTATGCTAGGTGAGCCTTCTTACTTTCCAATTCCAGATGTAGTTGGTGTACGATTTATGAATGAATTATCAGATGGAGCAACGGCAACTGATTTAGCGTTGAAAGTAACCCAAGTATTACGAGAGCAAAAGGTAGTTGGAAAATTTGTTGAATTTTTCGGTCCGGGTTTACGTTCATTGACACTGGCTGATCGTGGAACAGTAGCAAATATGGCTCCTGAATATGGTGCAACTTGTGGCTTTTTCCCAGTAGATGAAGAGACATTAAACTACTTACGTTTAACTGGACGGGACCCAGAGCATATTGAAATGACACAGCAGTATTTAAAATTAAATCAATTATTTTATGTTCCCAATGAAACTGAAAATCCAGATTATACATCAGTGATTGAACTAGATTTAAGTCAGATTGAAGCTAATTTAGCTGGTCCTAAACGTCCGCAAGATTTGGTTCCACTTTCTAATATGAAAACTGATTTTAAACGGGCAGTCTTAGTTGAGGAAGGTACTAGTGGTTTTGGTTTAAAAGCTAGTGAATTTGAGAAAGCAATTCCAGTTGAACTGAAAAATGAAATTTTTACTATGAAAACAGGTGCTTTAGGAATTGCAGCAATTACATCTTGTACAAATACATCGAATCCTTTTGTTATGTTAAGCGCTGGTTTAGTGGCGAAGAAAGCGGTTGAATTAGGATTGGAAGTTCCAGCTTATGTGAAAACATCTCTAGCTCCAGGTTCAAAAGTTGTTACTGGCTATTTAGAAAAATCCGGCTTACTGCCTTATTTGGATCAATTAGGTTTTAATCTTGTTGGATATGGATGTACAACATGTATTGGGAATTCTGGACCTTTGCAGGAAGAAGTGGAGGAAGCCATTAAAGATAATGACCTTTTAGTGTCGGCAGTTTTAAGTGGTAATCGAAATTTTGAAGGGCGGATTCATCCGTTAGTTAAAGCTAATTATTTAGCTTCACCACCATTAGTTGTATTGTATGCTTTAGCAGGAACTGTAGATGTGGATTTGGTAAATGAACCTATCGGAACAGCTAAAGATGGGAGTTCGGTATATTTCAGTGACATTTGGCCAAAACGGGTAGAGATTGAGTCGCTTATTCAAAACTATGTGACTCCTGAATTGTTTAAGAAAGAATATCAACATGTTTTTAGTGATAACCCAGATTGGAATGCAATTGAAACTAGTGATGAGGCTCTTTATCCGTGGGATGTAGATTCAACGTATATTGCCAATCCGCCTTATTTTGATGGAATGTCAATGGAACCTAAAGCGATTCAACCATTAAAGGATTTAGCTGTTCTAGCTAAATTTGGTGAGTCAGTTACTACTGATCATATCTCGCCAGCTGGTAGTATTGGACCGAATAGTCCTGCTGGAAAATATTTACAAGAAAAAGGCATCACGATTCGGAATTTCAATTCCTATGGTTCTCGACGAGGTCACCATGAAGTTATGATGCGTGGAACGTTAGCGAATATCCGAATTCGTAATCAACTTGTCCCGAACACAGAAGGTGGAGTGACTATTTATGCTCCGACTAATGAAGAAATGTCAATTTATGACGCGGCGATGCGTTATCAAAAAATCGGGAAAGGTTTGCTGATTTTAGCAGGTTCTGATTATGGAATGGGCTCTTCTCGAGATTGGGCAGCAAAAGGAGTTCAACTGTTAGGTGTTAAAGCGGTTATTGCTAAAAGTTATGAACGAATTCATCGGTCTAATTTAGTTATGATGGGTGTTTTGCCTTTGCAATATCAAGCTAGTGAAGATGCTGAAAGTTTAGGGCTAACGGGTAAAGAAGCCTTTACGATTGAGATTCAAGATGATATTGGACTTTTAGGAAGCGTTCAAGTGACCGCGGTTAAAGAAGATGGTTCCAAAATTCGATTTGATACAATTGTACGATTTGATTCAGAAGTGGATTTAACATACTATCGCCATGGTGGAATTTTACCGATGGTAGTTCGTAAAAAACTGAAAATGAGCTAATTCTGTTTTGTGAGTGGATAAAAAAGGGGGGGATAAAATGAAGATTTATAAAGGGTTAGCAGGAGTTGTTGTTTCAGAAACACAAATTAGTTCGATTGTTGATAACCAGCTTCTTTTTGCAGGTTATAACATTGATGAATTAGTTACAAAAGGTGTTTCCTTTGAAGAAGTTGTTTATTTGTTATGGCATTTGAAGATGCCTATGGAAGAAGAATTTCAGATTTTTACAACGCAGTTAAAAGAAAACTGTGAATTATCTGACACAATCATTACATGTTTAAAAATACAAACGCGCCAAAATCTTCATCCAATGAGTGTCCTTCGATCAACGATTTCATTATTAGGTGTATTTGATCCAAAGGCAGAAGAGATAGATTCTGAGACTATTTATGAACAGAGTCTTTCTTTACAAGCAAAAATACCGACAATTATTGCCGCTTATTCGCGCTTGAGAGTTGGGCTAGATCCGATTTCACCACGAATGGATATATCTTTTTCTGCTAATTTTCTTTATATGTTGACAGGAGAGGAAGCAAGTCCGATGATGGTAGCGGCTATGAATGAATCTCTGGTGTTACATGCGGATCATGATTTAAATGCAAGTACCTTTACTGCTCGTGTATGCGCTTCTACATTGTCAGATATTTATTCGTGTATTACTGCAGCGATTGGTTCTCTTAAAGGACCACTTCATGGTGGAGCAAATGAGCGCGTTTTTGATATGTTAGTTGAAATTGAAAATGGAGAGTTAAGTGTTGCTGAATATTTGGATCAAAAGTTAGATCGACGCGAAAAAGTTATGGGATTTGGTCATCGAGTGTATAAAACGGAGGATCCACGTAAAAAACATTTAAAAGCATTAGCGAAAAAATTGGCGACGATTACTGGAAAAGAGCAGTGGTATATTCTATCATGTGAAGTTGAGGAATATTTAAAAACAACGAAAGGACTAATTCCTAATGTCGATTTTTATTCAGCGACAGTTTATCACTGCTTAGGAATTAATCGTGATTTATTTACTTTAATCTTTGCTATGAGTCGAGTTTCAGGCTGGTTAGGTCATATTTCTGAACAGAAAAATGAGGATTGTTTGATCCGTCCTCGTTCTCAATATGTAGGACCGAAAAATCAAGTTTATCAACCAATAAACAACCAAGTAGTGGTAGGGGGAGTGGACATATGAGTCAAGGTGTAAAAATTGAAGCACATAATGGTCAATTGATGGTGCCTGTTAATCCGATTATTCCTTTTATTGAAGGAGATGGAATTGGTCCGGAGATATGGCAAGTGGCTAAAAAGGTTTTTGATGTGGC
This window encodes:
- a CDS encoding lactate/malate family dehydrogenase, with protein sequence MGRGHLSKVMIAGSNESAYDFAFLSMIKMQVKELVLLNLPGLEKEVFEDLSYTESIFSNGALKIGNEKDFQDTDLLVITATEEPIEGETDHDYLKRNIKLVRKIINQAMANSFDGMVIVASEPTDIFTYLIWKFSGLPKERIFGIGTYFDTIYFQNMLSKFFKISVRDVKGYIVGGSEKNQKVAIWSRAYVGGTPVLGLTVNPDNDFDQDVMFDMEEKILKRSEALKEMDSGYTIAAILSKILQLISNNEEAIVPLVHLVDIDDYKGIPLSLPILLGENGLSASYELGFSDSEKQEILLVAKEVREKLDFIEQGK
- a CDS encoding UPF0223 family protein, with translation MDKSYSYPIDLDWSQEEMVQVIDLWRMVELAYEKGINREEFLKKYQTFKKVIPAIGEEKKWGREFESISGYSLYKVVKEAKESNYKTIKL
- a CDS encoding inositol monophosphatase family protein, whose amino-acid sequence is MITQQDMDKMIRGWIQEAAEAIKQSFSTELIIAEKSDRNDLVTNMDKATEIFFIEKIRHYFPEDRILGEEGNGDSIEDLAGRVWIIDPIDGTLNFVKQQADFAIMIGFYQDGVGKMGYIYDVMADEFYWGIKGEGAFLNGERLPKVKDISLREGLIALSSGMIGSSKYSSREMVIASSGVRMLGSAGVETARVVMGRMAAYITHRLQPWDIAAGKVIAEEVGLMYTQLNGEPIDLLTKSATLVATPSAHQEIVTIYLKNQK
- the acnA gene encoding aconitate hydratase AcnA; amino-acid sequence: MSIYNKESEAFFKLKGNKYHYYQLAFLEGELGVSIQKLPFSIRVLLESLLRQAGENGITQQHIQKLATWSNKDKNDGEVPFKPARVILQDFTGVPAIVDLASLRKTIADLGGDPTTINPEIPVDLVVDHSVQVDAAGTSNALQLNMKMEFQRNEERYRFLSWAQKAFDNYRVVPPATGIVHQVNIEYLATVVTAKQLDAENYLVYPDSLVGTDSHTTMVNALGVLGWGVGGIEAEASMLGEPSYFPIPDVVGVRFMNELSDGATATDLALKVTQVLREQKVVGKFVEFFGPGLRSLTLADRGTVANMAPEYGATCGFFPVDEETLNYLRLTGRDPEHIEMTQQYLKLNQLFYVPNETENPDYTSVIELDLSQIEANLAGPKRPQDLVPLSNMKTDFKRAVLVEEGTSGFGLKASEFEKAIPVELKNEIFTMKTGALGIAAITSCTNTSNPFVMLSAGLVAKKAVELGLEVPAYVKTSLAPGSKVVTGYLEKSGLLPYLDQLGFNLVGYGCTTCIGNSGPLQEEVEEAIKDNDLLVSAVLSGNRNFEGRIHPLVKANYLASPPLVVLYALAGTVDVDLVNEPIGTAKDGSSVYFSDIWPKRVEIESLIQNYVTPELFKKEYQHVFSDNPDWNAIETSDEALYPWDVDSTYIANPPYFDGMSMEPKAIQPLKDLAVLAKFGESVTTDHISPAGSIGPNSPAGKYLQEKGITIRNFNSYGSRRGHHEVMMRGTLANIRIRNQLVPNTEGGVTIYAPTNEEMSIYDAAMRYQKIGKGLLILAGSDYGMGSSRDWAAKGVQLLGVKAVIAKSYERIHRSNLVMMGVLPLQYQASEDAESLGLTGKEAFTIEIQDDIGLLGSVQVTAVKEDGSKIRFDTIVRFDSEVDLTYYRHGGILPMVVRKKLKMS
- a CDS encoding citrate/2-methylcitrate synthase, producing the protein MKIYKGLAGVVVSETQISSIVDNQLLFAGYNIDELVTKGVSFEEVVYLLWHLKMPMEEEFQIFTTQLKENCELSDTIITCLKIQTRQNLHPMSVLRSTISLLGVFDPKAEEIDSETIYEQSLSLQAKIPTIIAAYSRLRVGLDPISPRMDISFSANFLYMLTGEEASPMMVAAMNESLVLHADHDLNASTFTARVCASTLSDIYSCITAAIGSLKGPLHGGANERVFDMLVEIENGELSVAEYLDQKLDRREKVMGFGHRVYKTEDPRKKHLKALAKKLATITGKEQWYILSCEVEEYLKTTKGLIPNVDFYSATVYHCLGINRDLFTLIFAMSRVSGWLGHISEQKNEDCLIRPRSQYVGPKNQVYQPINNQVVVGGVDI